Proteins from a single region of Pseudomonas sp. 10S4:
- a CDS encoding SfnB family sulfur acquisition oxidoreductase, with protein sequence MTTSPITAHIIRSDAEAIAVAHKLAARFAVEASVRDRERRLPVAELDEFSASGLWGVTVPKEYGGAGVSYVTVAEVIKIISAADSSLGQIPQNHLGVLDILLQTATEEQKRYYFGKVLQGYRFGNAFSESKSKNAGAFETRIRFDQDTAQIDGEKFYCTGALFAHIVPAVAVNEQNQAFIAFIERDNPGLTVIDSWDGFGQRTTASGGVTLNAVKVPLSAVIPAHKAFDEPTADGPISQIIQAAVDTGIAVGALEETKRYARESRPWIDSGQDHGWQDPFSIAAIGDLEWRVHGTEAILKKAGLAIDQALLSPNEDTVAHASVVVAQAKVLSAEIALLASSKLFELAGTRSVLGKYNLDRHWRNARTHTLHDPARWKYHLIGNYLLNGVKPARHAWN encoded by the coding sequence ATGACAACTTCACCCATTACCGCCCACATCATCCGCTCGGACGCCGAGGCCATCGCCGTCGCGCACAAACTTGCTGCACGCTTCGCCGTCGAAGCCAGCGTCCGTGACCGCGAGCGACGCCTGCCGGTGGCCGAACTGGACGAGTTCTCCGCCAGCGGTCTGTGGGGCGTCACCGTTCCCAAGGAATACGGCGGCGCGGGCGTGTCCTACGTGACGGTCGCCGAAGTGATCAAGATCATTTCCGCCGCCGACTCATCCCTCGGCCAGATCCCGCAAAACCATCTCGGCGTGCTCGACATTCTGTTGCAAACCGCCACCGAAGAGCAGAAGCGCTATTACTTCGGCAAAGTCCTGCAAGGCTACCGTTTCGGCAATGCTTTCTCCGAATCCAAAAGCAAAAACGCCGGGGCGTTTGAAACCCGCATTCGTTTCGACCAAGACACCGCGCAAATCGACGGCGAGAAGTTCTACTGCACTGGCGCGTTGTTCGCGCACATCGTGCCGGCGGTGGCGGTCAACGAACAGAATCAGGCGTTTATCGCGTTCATCGAACGCGACAACCCTGGCCTGACGGTGATCGACAGCTGGGATGGTTTCGGCCAGCGCACCACGGCCAGCGGTGGCGTCACGTTGAATGCGGTGAAAGTCCCGCTCAGCGCAGTGATTCCGGCCCACAAGGCGTTCGACGAGCCCACCGCCGACGGCCCGATCTCACAAATCATCCAGGCCGCCGTGGACACCGGCATCGCCGTCGGTGCATTGGAAGAAACCAAGCGCTACGCCCGTGAATCCCGGCCATGGATCGACAGCGGCCAGGATCACGGCTGGCAGGACCCGTTCAGCATTGCCGCCATCGGCGACCTCGAATGGCGAGTGCACGGCACCGAAGCGATCCTGAAAAAGGCTGGCCTCGCCATCGATCAAGCGTTACTCAGCCCCAACGAAGACACCGTGGCCCACGCCTCGGTCGTCGTCGCCCAAGCCAAAGTCTTGTCCGCCGAAATCGCCTTGCTCGCCAGCAGCAAGCTCTTCGAACTGGCCGGCACGCGCTCGGTGCTCGGCAAGTACAACCTCGACCGCCACTGGCGCAACGCCCGGACCCACACGTTGCACGACCCGGCGCGCTGGAAATACCACCTGATCGGCAACTACCTGCTCAACGGCGTGAAGCCCGCGCGCCACGCCTGGAACTGA
- a CDS encoding acyl-CoA dehydrogenase: MNALTQPIIAGQPLAKSLHDLHNARSLLDATLRFVRQQAQVTDDPYVISRFGDLHIRIEVAAALLERAEDFLNSHEDDTEISVAIAESHLASAEALNAASNAEFELTGQRTALHGSLHDPLRWKLHLIGNFRLNGIHPPSFPKPEKGAV, translated from the coding sequence ATGAACGCTTTGACCCAACCGATTATTGCCGGGCAACCCCTGGCCAAAAGTCTGCACGACTTGCACAACGCCCGCAGCCTGCTCGATGCAACGTTGCGCTTCGTTCGCCAACAGGCGCAAGTCACCGATGATCCTTACGTCATCAGCCGCTTCGGCGATTTGCACATCCGCATCGAGGTCGCCGCCGCACTACTCGAGCGCGCCGAAGACTTTCTGAACAGTCACGAAGACGATACCGAGATCAGCGTCGCTATCGCCGAATCGCATCTGGCCAGCGCCGAGGCCTTGAATGCTGCCAGCAACGCCGAATTCGAACTCACCGGCCAACGCACCGCATTGCACGGATCGCTGCACGACCCGCTGCGCTGGAAGCTCCACCTCATCGGCAACTTCCGCCTCAACGGCATCCATCCCCCTAGCTTTCCCAAACCTGAAAAGGGAGCTGTTTGA